Proteins encoded within one genomic window of Macrotis lagotis isolate mMagLag1 chromosome 3, bilby.v1.9.chrom.fasta, whole genome shotgun sequence:
- the SPINK2 gene encoding serine protease inhibitor Kazal-type 2 yields MKRFFVMFLLLGILLTTDFSVASAYNYYDDDMGSATVPDCKMYGTPGCPRDLNPVCGTDSVTYANECILCEKNRDQGQDIQIKWRGSC; encoded by the exons ATGAAGCGGTTTTTCGTTATGTTCCTCCTGCTCGGGATCCTTCTGACAACGGACTTCTCAG tgGCTTCTGCCTATAATTACTATGATGATGACATGGGCTCAGCAACAGTA CCAGACTGCAAAATGTATGGCACTCCAGGATGTCCAAGAGACTTAAACCCTGTATGTGGAACAGACTCTGTCACTTATGCCAATGAATGTATACTTTGCGAGAAAAATAG GGACCAAGGCCAGGATATTCAAATCAAATGGAGGGGGTCATGCTAA